Proteins from one Cryptomeria japonica chromosome 4, Sugi_1.0, whole genome shotgun sequence genomic window:
- the LOC131874969 gene encoding uncharacterized protein LOC131874969 — translation METQTDPPAKDESNTLTDGLQIVKSVGQTFGTSMSEFRPTNPGSGAPVVAGQSCSGGSRAASVGWRFPNSWVWAAEEEFGPGGAKVASDKGGQAGRSWAGGGPQAARAIGSGGQGPLGQWAGVEWGLLKQPATVATRCDERQGKRCGGRGRQEAGGQRPGRWGSEEAEGRGAGGRQGLVGSHGGWKR, via the exons atggagacacaaactgaTCCTCCAGCAAAAGATGAAAGCAATACCCTCACCGACGGACTACAAATTGTGAAGTCAGTTGGTCAGACATTTGGAACCTCCATGTCTgaatttagaccaacaaat CCAGGGAGCGGTGCTCCAGTGGTGGCCGGGCAGAGTTGCAGTGGTGGTAGTAGAGCTGCATCAGTCGGGTGGAGATTTCCCAATAGCTGGGTGTGGGCGGCGGAGGAGGAGTTCGGGCCAGGCGGAGCCAAGGTGGCCAGCGACAAAGGAGGCCAAGCCGGGCGGAGTTGGGCTGGCGGTGGGCCACAAGCGGCGAGGGCCATAGGGAGCGGAGGTCAGGGGCCATTGGGGCAATGGGCGGGAGTGGAGTGGGGGCTGCTAAAGCAACCGGCGACGGTGGCGACGCGTTGCGACGAGCGGCAGGGGAAGCGCTGCGGGGGCCGAGGCCGGCAGGAGGCCGGGGGCCAGAGACCGGGCCGCTGGGGGTCGGAGGAAGCCGAAGGTCGAGGAGCCGGGGGTCGCCAGGGGCTAGTAGGGAGCCATGGGGGCTGGAAAAGATAG